One stretch of Salmo trutta chromosome 7, fSalTru1.1, whole genome shotgun sequence DNA includes these proteins:
- the LOC115197642 gene encoding uncharacterized protein LOC115197642 isoform X1, protein MEIDNGAVREGVLVPVLPGSKNFDNSIRPPLQNSYMYKESKQSFRYNSAFLIKNATLQERYEAFRTKRRDMGYSEEEMEESYGFLLFDDENKANKVGETGVVPGHSTCTTLGDPSKGVYVSKYSDCLDLNRWYHGKSGYIAIIRLTKGRVREVTENYTVNYTSPSNGFDCHVSEQLSSVSANTSSFLAFERTQYYMYELPVGGPVQPPSHVCPFAIVAFSYWDTKTPASEEQEKSAEEKTVFHYYPWRGQLQISSQIYHVALKSSTGPLIPAKLPTMMSVDGAIQMSDLRQKLPKAIFETCFSGEVSLEGMGCSLYELAPSEAEDTSLAQLTQDVKEKDLALTIQLNDNGFLILLHSSHFLTYEDTGSSKPEVLQGMFVFPDCRAIHRDTKVCWKKPFLSPECLQVVPALNYAEAEVEKCLPSPSGELRGLLEQHIQSYASLIHPGLTISPSREASIFPDQFDVPDALKYLYSAPKWTEMGWKRLKSYFHQPGSFELSVSRATELLMAGREERGDEPDDDVYYCLSSPEGSPMSPASLGGPEEQQSGGKSPGDTADTAADFSKALVVSMEDFEKPGKTMEDSNAPDKAVKEGNNLLSKEVQERLPSDLSKPLIPAEDFGKPGLNKAHSNAPGTNLPRKEEQEELPSDLSQPAVSADDSEKPGKTKADCNAQGVRIEDEGTSLNPEVEVDVQEKVHSDLLQPAVSAEDLRKADLATLGKADCNAPEVGVANEETNLYLKEVQKDMPSHVSQPPVSAEVLRKPSPALATKPNSKAPEAGVEDKVRTLPQKEVQEEVPSDLSQLAVSPKAFGIASMRVMKKATEVTEVSTSPASGNLPTVLVITATERTATVLPHNENLDLINTESTSNNSSSLPCAKVQDKDGSALNGQCGKANQPSKPTEVSHSSISDWRKRPRKRHRFSGLGKRILRSTVADFEEKEKEDMESMDSSEVYLLKKRKERMDIIQVNPLQKEERMDVTQVHPLKMPRELMNLIQDPPLKKKDVTQVHQLKMPRELMNLIQDPPLKKKENMDVTQVHQLKMPRELMNLIQDPPLKKKEKMDVTQVHPLKMPRELRNLIQDPPLKMKKKDLIHYHPLRNKESMDLIHDDHPLKKKTERWDLKAIISECGRIFVPHGSEVIAKDIESLKIKGKVLDHKQCADEMMVEACIKVPQPIETGDGPNLELNKSDENKDLPIGMLDSKDSLHEVKMADVGKMASLNPSELVLNKNTDSPSSGKHKKKRQYVAISLSQLKTVLSRGGKRSTSINPAPEDQTSPLNKKSKADTPGMDEMENVNINKANPDRTTGAVEVVKEQTFGLDPKFALALGLTPTELHNDAHKSPEKSDIPLKKDIQSRLDLVPPQATSDQTSEVLPSSPSTTIILASQRRPFKKKHEHADSIRKKWWLHYRSPASLESEKVAISSQLVTLDPDVSRVVSRGRPCEGASAVSCPPADSLTLLADMARSTSNDKVLEQQSDPKALEKQDDHPSLVISDNSVKDGVSPHDPDGEPEFVLPALLKHPSAARLKLPPQSPSPKGLVVGSGERVVLVSQEHSYSLPPSSLLLGLSGSILQVPISEGLQQHRKDIFADGTQTLRAFLCQQKDQNRKEPGLAPESLSKGIGCRQKFHRFRQFIEKDGSVQVTRLWKENYNFNSDSKFTNDPKDKTVIRALHGPWDFDIKDTKEQVQLIIHMWIGLFYSRSTARFCQADSSLTCLGRKDSTEVAHGMVPAHVQPETKTSSPAYIALSRIPEPEVLDLSNMGKKEAQPLSLEAEVLDLSMKTTSTVLDSLDTESKQRIDLKNHPVYLPATGLHKETISCPKRSTGVELKVYRDRVDSVMSEQSSDLGDDEDYETNNHENDSKGTLQNGVSPYERTLESDRSYILLCEQAASVYIHQEKLLETQTAQVLEGNNKNLLETETAQVLEGNNKKLLQKEEEMTGDGEPNAARLKTMGYKDVNKEQQLKDNDSVKTIPYTEVQMDGDAANMADTVERNANEARDGAHVAISDGSESKEEMHKIDHNVKDSVEAAKPEAMHAGKDTTNKEITKAQTAVHVGKDLIENDKALKAVHSENVPRDYENTKDQVQTAMQDGNDTRDETLPAMVCGEDSGDKAPPVVCDGNTSVAEVLPEISHTENDSQNATQSVVHGGNDPRGTTLPVKCNGKLYIDVEPTVVHDINGSTDEELPMGQGRDVSAGTSRVLPEMHGEIKCKDDVLPAQVFPVCDGNMPFVGEFDTLIQPNNVLGVARHEIDEADVETKEQEKELMQGQSKSDDVTTQSSTTFPPGYQHSQDETLEILTGQVEIPPIPSEDIAHTDVLHSIGEASEIAQSQVEIPFFGEEIPFIGVEKDSQDINHTEVHDTHPSQKETRITVCDSANVLSGEMLAKIVSKGTESVSRCPTVDEVLYGYIPIPDICSASLAICDADGVSKPLSTGEGYSRCPTPTEDEPPFVPGFSYDHHSPNTVLLPNAKDTNSPNLDSSLALIENEKDHHEPSLSLYKARAATGLHKLHKSSNNNKPNNLEAIDNQFSQVLADPRKNPIATSTPLNTPSSSLKGRSDYDPYSNMRLAAVEPDLHAHSSRHSLHSFSYSFPNTHCSVTEKAAFSVPSIHPEVLSNETTLTGNFSEIALERETCLRPALSELILQSTRLSIPSGSGPKAASQNFSVHSFTQPQPNSQQPAMIVNLSKSEDSRGQYNWEEGQTDIDPMSSDVLKSKQTDTPVRSNTNAQPYNTQYATEMRQIAVLQDYEDVMADEDVMAENEAPSVDKDNIESSLETNWISNDKHLRSKFRLNKTRLDFINSLRQSQEWEQREFYGVLDFSKQGTSSSVTFQSEESDKILSHMEENQHEWLKYCRAKRSGSQMDMTKEEDSSVAKPRLVTVFDHKGNRITYENYPVLKPTASMHTRTVPDSNRQGLSSFLEFSKRWDDAHNADESDLTQSSMDLETLIFSERMNQMLKRKSSSSSRYNRSRHRRSNVEERASTSSPAVTVHFSSLQEDQDSSEEHWEAIPSLAGQKIRVEMPERMAMTEETDGEPQHLKKLSCTKGSEMTHVKVSDLVVDSFKAYHAMMTEVCAGKKYPSRTERLKREEAKRNSSPKSRAPSKDFCGQMKEDMYDSLHDNLNSVVRQSCKNKFRFYILVTSSDPFFRETKELLEAEGHIAVEQSQFCLGKDSPSCPLHIILRNEDIAEHICEVPHLLELKKAQNVLFAGIDRPDDIVNLTHQELFGKGGFVVFEGAALHTLSLSNMKKMSGFLEGLSKKGKWKWLLHYRDSRKLKENARSSAEAQGKKIFMDVCQEAGMVEVLPYHECDVISRERPNYLHCLVRLQVQNVSARLPVFITDTTADKAFAKHGIFTMNINSFLLISESDTCTIS, encoded by the exons GTGTGTACGTGTCCAAGTACTCGGACTGCCTGGACTTAAACCGCTGGTACCACGGGAAGTCTGGGTACATCGCCATCATCAGGCTCACCAAG GGCAGGGTCAGAGAGGTGACTGAGAACTACACAGTAAACTACACCTCTCCCTCTAATGGGTTTGACTGTCATGTATCAGAGCAGCTCAGTTCTGTGTCAGCCAAcaccagctccttcctggccttCGAGAGAACACAG TACTACATGTATGAGCTGCCTGTTGGAGGGCCAGTCCAGCCTCCCAGCCATGTCTGCCCATTCGCTATCGTGGCTTTCTCCTATTGGGATACCAAGACACCCGCATCAGAGGAGCAGGAGAAAAG TGCGGAAGAAAAAACAG TCTTTCACTACTATCCGTGGAGGGGCCAGCTCCAAATCAGCTCCCAGATCTACCATGTGGCTCTGAAGTCCAGCACAGGACCCCTAATTCCAGCTAAACT TCCAACAATGATGTCAGTTGACGGAGCAATTCAAATGTCAGATCTGAGGCAGAAATTACCGAAGGCTATATTTGAAACCTGCTTCTCCGGTGAAG TGTCTCTGGAAGGAATGGGTTGCAGTCTGTATGAGCTTGCACCCAGTGAGGCTGAAGACACCTCTCTCGCTCAGCTCACACAGGACGTCAAGGAGAAAGACCTG GCCCTCACAATACAGCTGAATGATAATGGTTTTCTTATACTGTTACATTCATCTCACTTCCTCACATATGAAG ATACTGGGTCCAGTAAGCCAGAGGTATTGCAGGGGATGTTTGTGTTTCCAGACTGCAGAGCTATacatagag ACACCAAGGTCTGCTGGAAGAAGCCCTTCCTCTCACCAGAGTGCCTCCAGGTGGTGCCGGCACTGAACTACGCAGAGGCAGAGGTGGAAAAGTGCCTCCCTTCGCCAAGCGGGGAGCTACGTGGTTTACTAGAGCAGCATATTCAGAGCTACGCTTCCCTCATCCACCCTGGGCTTACCATCAGTCCATCCAGGGAGGCCAGCATCTTCCCAGATCAGTTTGATGTTCCTGATGCCCTCAAATACCTCTACTCCGCCCCCAAGTGGACTGAGATGGGATGGAAACGTCTCAAATCTTATTTCCACCAGCCGGGCTCCTTTGAGCTGTCGGTGTCCAGAGCCACGGAGCTTCTGATGGCAGGGCGAGAGGAGCGAGGAGATGAGCCGGATGATGATGTCTACTACTGTCTGTCATCTCCAGAGGGGTCCCCCATGAGTCCTGCTAGTCTGGGTGGCCCAGAGGAGCAGCAGTCAGGGGGAAAGTCCCCAGGAGACACAGCTGACACAGCAGCAGACTTTAGTAAAGCACTTGTTGTGTCAATGGAGGACTTTGAGAAACCTGGTAAGACTATGGAAGACAGTAATGCACCAGACAAAGCAGTAAAGGAAGGGAATAACTTGCTTTCGAAGGAAGTGCAAGAAAGGTTGCCCTCTGATCTTAGCAAGCCTCTAATCCCTGCAGAGGATTTTGGGAAACCTGGCTTGAACAAGGCACACAGTAATGCACCAGGGACAAATTTGCCTCgaaaagaggagcaggaggagctcCCCTCTGATCTTTCTCAACCTGCTGTGTCGGCAGATGACTCTGAAAAACCTGGGAAGACCAAGGCTGACTGTAATGCACAAGGGGTAAGAATAGAGGATGAAGGGACAAGTTTGAACCCAGAGGTTGAAGTTGATGTACAAGAAAAGGTGCATTCTGATCTTTTACAGCCTGCAGTCTCTGCAGAGGACTTGAGGAAAGCTGACCTGGCAACATTGGGCAAGGCAGACTGTAATGCACCAGAGGTAGGAGTAGCGAATGAAGAGACTAACTTGTACCTGAAGGAGGTGCAAAAGGATATGCCCTCTCATGTTTCACAGCCTCCAGTCTCTGCAGAGGTCTTGAGGAAACCTAGTCCGGCCCTGGCGACCAAGCCCAACAGCAAGGCACCAGAGGCAGGCGTAGAGGATAAAGTGAGAACTTTGCCTCAGAAGGAGGTGCAAGAGGAGGTTCCCTCTGATCTTTCCCAGCTTGCAGTGTCGCCAAAGGCTTTTGGGATAGCCAGTATGAGAGTGATGAAAAAGGCCACAGAGGTGACAGAGGTTTCAACCTCACCTGCATCAGGTAACCTCCCAACAGTGTTAGTCATCACTGCCACTGAAAGAACTGCAACCGTTTTACCTCACAATGAGAACCTTGACTTGATCAACACAGAGTCCACATCAAATAACTCCTCCAGTTTGCCTTGCGCCAAAGTACAGGATAAGGACGGAAGTGCTCTCAATGGGCAATGTGGCAAGGCCAATCAGCCTTCAAAACCCACAGAGGTCAGTCATTCCTCTATATCTGATTGGAGGAAACGGCCAAGgaaacgtcatagatttagcggATTGGGTAAAAGGATCTTGAGGTCTACAGTGGCCGACTttgaagagaaagaaaaagaggacATGGAAAGTATGGATTCAAGTGAAGTCTACCTATTGAAAAAGAGAAAGGAACGGATGGATATAATTCAAGTTAACCCATTGCAAAAGGAGGAAAGGATGGATGTAACCCAAGTTCACCCATTGAAAATGCCAAGAGAACTGATGAATTTGATCCAAGATCCCCCATTGAAAAAGAAGGATGTGACCCAAGTTCACCAATTGAAAATGCCAAGAGAACTGATGAATTTGATCCAAGATCCCCCATTGAAAAAGAAGGAAAATATGGATGTGACCCAAGTTCACCAATTGAAAATGCCAAGAGAACTGATGAATTTGATCCAAGATCCCCCATTGAAAAAGAAGGAAAAGATGGATGTGACCCAAGTTCACCCATTGAAAATGCCAAGAGAATTGAGGAATTTGATCCAAGATCCCCcattgaaaatgaaaaaaaaggaTTTAATCCACTATCACCCATTGAGAAATAAAGAAAGTATGGATTTGATTCATGATGACCATCCATTGAAAAAGAAGACAGAACGGTGGGACTTGAAGGCAATCATCTCCGAATGTGGTAGAATTTTTGTCCCTCACGGTTCAGAAGTTATCGCCAAGGATATAGAATCTTTGAAAATTAAGGGGAAAGTGTTAGATCACAAACAATGTGCTGATGAGATGATGGTTGAAGCTTGTATCAAAGTCCCCCAACCCatagaaacaggagatggacCTAACCTAGAGTTGAACAAGTCAGATGAGAACAAAGATTTGCCCATAGGGATGTTAGACAGTAAAGACAGTCTGCATGAGGTCAAAATGGCTGATGTAGGCAAGATGGCCTCTCTGAATCCCTCAGAACTGGTCCTAAACAAAAACACGGATTCTCCTTCCTCAGGAAAACACAAAAAGAAGCGTCAATATGTCGCAATATCCCTGAGTCAACTAAAGACAGTTCTTtcaagagggggaaagaggagtaCATCCATCAATCCTGCTCCAGAAGATCAAACATCACCCTTGAACAAGAAAAGCAAGGCTGATACTCCTGGCATGGATGAAATGGAAAATGTTAATATCAACAAAGCCAACCCGGACAGAACCACAGGTGCTGTTGAAGTTGTAAAGGAACAGACATTTGGCCTAGACCCAAAGTTTGCATTAGCGTTAGGCTTGACTCCTACGGAGTTGCATAATGACGCACACAAATCTCCAGAAAAAAGTGATATTCCATTAAAGAAAGATATTCAGAGCAGACTGGACCTGGTCCCACCTCAAGCCACATCTGACCAAACGTCTGAGGTGTTGCCTAGCTCCCCTTCAACAACAATCATCTTAGCGAGTCAGAGGAGACCATTCAAAAAGAAACACGAGCACGCAGACTCCATTAGGAAAAAAT GGTGGTTGCATTATCGCTCACCAGCTTCTTTAGAAAGTGAGAAAGTAGCTATATCCTCCCAACTAGTGACACTTGACCCGGATGTCAGCCGTGTTGTCAGTAGGGGTAGGCCCTGCGAAGGTGCCAGCGCTGTATCATGCCCACCTGCAGATTCTCTGACCCTATTGGCCGATATGGCTCGCAGTACTAGTAATGACAAGGTACTGGAACAACAGTCAGACCCAAAGGCTCTTGAGAAACAAGATGACCACCCAAGTTTGGTGATAAGTGACAACAGTGTCAAAGATGGCGTCTCTCCTCATGATCCAGATGGTGAGCCAGAATTTGTCCTTCCTGCTCTGCTGAAGCACCCTTCTGCTGCTAGGCTTAAACTCCCCCCTCAGTCTCCGTCACCCAAGGGGCTGGTGGTGGGGAGTGGGGAGCGGGTTGTGTTAGTCTCACAAGAACATTCATACTCACTGCCGCCATCCTCTCTACTATTGGGTTTGTCAGGTTCAATCCTTCAAGTCCCCATTTCGGAGGGACTTCAGCAGCATCGCAAGGATATCTTTGCTGACGGAACTCAAACACTACGGGCCTTCCTGTGTCAGCAGAAGGACCAGAACAGGAAGGAACCCGGATTGGCTCCGGAATCCCTGAGCAAAGGAATCGGGTGCAGGCAGAAGTTCCATCGCTTCCGGCAGTTCATTGAAAAAGATGGCTCAGTTCAAGTGACAAGGCTGTGGAAGGAAAACTATAACTTTAATTCAGACAGCAAGTTTACCAACGACCCTAAGGATAAAACAGTTATTAGAGCCCTACATGG CCCATGGGATTTTGACATTAAGGACACAAAGGAACAGGTTCAGCTCATTATCCACATGTGGATAGGTCTTTTCTACAGCAGGTCCACTGCGAGGTTCTGCCAGGCAGACTCAAGTCTAACATGTTTGGGAAGAAAGGATTCTACAGAAGTGGCTCATGGAATGGTACCAGCCCATGTTCAACCTGAGACCAAGACAAGTTCCCCTGCTTATATAGCCCTCTCCAGGATACCAGAACCTGAAGTTTTGGACCTTAGTAACATGGGTAAAAAAGAAGCACAACCATTAAGCCTGGAAGCTGAGGTATTGGACCTTTCAATGAAAACAACCTCAACTGTGCTAGACTCTCTAGACACAGAGTCTAAGCAGAGAATAGATTTAAAAAATCATCCAGTATACCTACCAGCAACTGGCCTGCACAAGGAAACCATCTCTTGTCCAAAACGAAGTACAGGTGTTGAGTTAAAG GTTTACAGAGACCGTGTGGACAGCGTGATGTCAGAACAATCAAGTGACCTGGGTGATGATGAAGACTATGAAACCAACAACCATGAGAATGACAGCAAGGGTACCCTCCAAAATGGTGTGTCCCCTTACGAAAGAACTTTGGAAAGTGATCGATCGTACATACTTCTGTGTGAACAGGCAGCAAGTGTGTACATTCATCAAGAAAAGCTCCTGGAGACTCAAACTGCTCAGGTTTTGGagggcaacaacaaaaatctcctGGAGACTGAAACTGCTCAGGTTTTGGAGGGCAACAACAAAAAGCTCCTCCaaaaggaggaggagatgacGGGTGATGGAGAACCAAACGCAGCGCGTCTTAAAACCATGGGCTATAAAGATGTCAATAAGGAGCAACAACTTAAAGATAACGATTCAGTCAAAACAATACCATACACAGAAGTGCAGATGGATGGTGATGCTGCCAATATGGCTGACACAGTTGAGCGTAATGCAAATGAAGCCAGAGATGGGGCTCACGTTGCCATCTCTGATGGCAGTGAGTCAAAAGAGGAGATGCACAAAATAGATCACAACGTGAAGGATTCTGTTGAAGCCGCAAAACCAGAAGCGATGCATGCTGGGAAAGATACCACAAACAAGGAAATCACTAAAGCACAAACTGCTGTGCATGTTGGGAAGGATTTAATTGAGAACGATAAGGCACTCAAAGCAGTGCACAGTGAAAATGTTCCCAGAGATTATGAAAACACCAAAGACCAGGTGCAAACTGCAATGCAGGATGGGAATGATACTAGAGATGAGACCCTACCAGCGATGGTTTGTGGAGAAGATTCAGGAGATAAAGCACCACCTGTGGTGTGTGATGGGAATACATCTGTGGCTGAGGTACTACCAGAGATATCACATACTGAAAATGATTCCCAAAACGCAACACAGTCAGTGGTGCATGGTGGAAATGATCCGAGAGGTACGACACTACCTGTGAAATGTAATGGCAAGCTGTACATAGACGTAGAACCCACTGTAGTGCATGATATAAATGGTTCCACGGATGAGGAACTACCAATGGGACAGGGTAGGGATGTTTCTGCTGGGACTAGCAGAGTACTGCCAGAGATGCATGGTGAGATTAAATGTAAAGATGATGTACTGCCCGCGCAAGTATTTCCAGTATGCGATGGGAACATGCCTTTTGTAGGCGAGTTTGACACACTCATTCAGCCCAATAATGTTTTAGGAGTGGCTAGACATGAAATAGATGAGGCTGATGTAGAAACTAAAGAACAGGAAAAAGAATTGATGCAGGGTCAGAGTAAATCTGATGATGTCACAACTCAAAGTTCCACAACATTCCCGCCAGGGTACCAACATTCTCAAGACGAGACATTAGAAATACTGACAGGTCAGGTAGAAATACCACCGATTCCCAGTGAAGACATCGCACACACAGATGTTCTACATTCAATAGGTGAGGCATCAGAGATAGCGCAAAGTCAGGTAGAAATTCCATTTTTTGGAGAAGAAATACCATTCATTGGAGTAGAGAAGGATAGCCAGGATATCAATCACACAGAGGTGCATGATACTCACCCAAGTCAGAAAGAGACACGGATCACAGTCTGTGATAGTGCTAATGTGTTATCAGGTGAAATGCTAGCAAAAATAGTTTCAAAGGGAACAGAATCTGTCAGTCGATGCCCAACTGTGGATGAGGTGCTGTATGGTTACATCCCCATTCCTGACATCTGCAGTGCCTCCTTGGCCATCTGCGATGCCGATGGGGTCAGCAAACCCCTCAGCACTGGGGAAGGTTACAGCAGATGCCCAACTCCGACAGAAGACGAGCCACCTTTCGTTCCAGGATTTTCTTATGACCATCACTCACCAAACACTGTTTTGTTGCCCAATGCGAAAGACACCAACAGTCCCAACCTCGATAGTAGTCTTGCGCTCATTGAAAATGAAAAGGATCATCATGAACCAAGTCTTAGTCTCTATAAAGCTAGGGCTGCTACTGGGTTGCACAAGCTACATAAATCCAGCAACAATAACAAACCAAATAATCTGGAAGCCATTGATAATCAGTTCTCTCAAGTATTGGCTGATCCTCGCAAGAACCCAATCGCCACTAGCACACCTCTCAACACTCCCTCATCTTCTTTAAAGGGAAGAAGCGATTACGATCCATATTCAAATATGCGACTTGCCGCTGTTGAACCAGACCTGCATGCTCATTCAAGTCGCCATTCGCTGCATAGTTTCTCTTACTCGTTTCCCAACACCCACTGTTCCGTAACAGAGAAAGCTGCTTTCTCTGTGCCATCAATCCACCCGGAAGTCCTGTCCAATGAAACAACATTAACTGGGAACTTTAGTGAAATCGCTTTAGAAAGAGAGACTTGCTTGCGTCCTGCCTTAAGTGAGCTCATCCTACAGTCCACCCGTCTGAGTATTCCATCCGGCAGTGGACCTAAAGCAGCTTCTCAGAACTTTTCAGTGCACAGTTTTACTCAGCCCCAGCCAAACAGCCAGCAACCTGCCATGATTGTGAATCTCTCCAAGAGTGAGGACAGCAGAGGACAGTACAACTGGGAAGAAGGACAAACAGATATTGACCCTATGTCTTCAGATGTCCTAAAAAGCAAACAAACCGATACCCCTGTCCGCTCAAACACTAATGCTCAGCCTTATAACACACAGTATGCCACAGAGATGAGACAGATTGCAGTTTTGCAAGATTATGAGGATGTTATGGCTGATGAGGATGTTATGGCTGAAAATGAGGCGCCTTCTGTAGATAAAGACAACATTGAATCCAGTTTAGAGACCAATTGGATATCAAATGACAAACATTTAAGAAGTAAATTCCGGTTGAATAAAACAAGACTTGACTTCATCAACTCTTTACGCCAGTCTCAGGAATGGGAGCAAAGGGAATTTTATGGGGTTTTGGACTTCAGCAAGCAAGGCACTTCCTCGTCGGTCACCTTCCAGTCTGAAGAATCAGACAAAATACTTTCCCATATGGAAGAGAACCAACATGAGTGGTTAAAGTATTGTAGGGCTAAGAGGAGTGGCAGCCAGATGGATATGACCAAGGAAGAAGACTCCTCAGTGGCAAAGCCACGCTTAGTTACTGTTTTTGATCACAAAGGAAACAGAATCACCTATGAAAACTATCCCGTTTTGAAACCTACAGCAAGCATGCACACACGGACAGTTCCTGACTCGAACAGACAGGGCTTGAGCAGTTTTCTGGAGTTCTCCAAGAGGTGGGATGATGCACATAACGCTGATGAATCTGATCTTACTCAGTCATCTATGGATCTGGAGACCCTCATCTTCTCAGAGAGAATGAACCAGATGCTAAAACGcaagagtagtagcagcagcaggtaCAACCGATCGAGACACCGCAGGTCAAACGTAGAAGAAAGAGCTTCCACCAGTAGCCCGGCTGTGACAGTGCACTTTTCCAGTCTACAGGAGGATCAGGACAGCTCAGAGGAGCACTGGGAGGCGATACCGTCACTTGCAGGACAAAAGATCAGAGTGGAGATGCCTGAAAGGATGGCTATGACTGAAGAGACAGATGGAGAACCTCAGCATCTTAAGAAACTTTCCTGTACAAAGGGCAGTGAGATGACGCATGTAAAAGTTTCAGATCTGGTTGTGGATAGTTTCAAGGCATACCATGCTATGATGACTGAGGTCTGCGCAGGCAAAAAATACCCATCCAGAACTGAGAGACTCAAGAGGGaagaagcaaagagaaacagttcACCAAAGTCTCGAGCTCCAAGCAAAGACTTCTGTGGGCAGATGAAGGAGGACATGTATGACAGCCTGCATGATAATCTGAACTCTGTTGTGAGACAGTCATGTAAGAACAAGTTCAGGTTCTACATACTGGTGACATCATCTGACCCATTCTTCAGAGAGACGAAG GAGCTGTTAGAGGCAGAGGGCCACATTGCAGTAGAACAGTCTCAATTCTGCCTTGGAAAGGATAGTCCATCGTGCCCTCTACACATCATCTTAAGGAATGAAGATATTGCTGAACACATTTGTGAG GTCCCTCACTTGCTTGAGTTGAAGAAGGCTCAGAATGTGTTGTTTGCTGGTATTGACCGTCCTGATGACATCGTGAACCTGACCCACCAAGAACTCTTCGGCAAAGGCGGTTTCGTGGTGTTTGAGGGAGCAGCTCTGCACACACTCAGTCTCA gcaACATGAAGAAAATGTCTGGTTTTCTGGAGGGACTGAGTAAAAAAGGGAAGTGGAAATGGCTGTTGCACTACAGAGACAGCCGGAAGCTTAAAGAGAACGCAAG GTCTAGTGCGGAAGCACAAGGCAAAAAAATCTTCATGGATGTCTGTCAGGAGGCTGGAATGGTGGAGGTCTTACCCTACCATGAATGTGATGTCATTTCAAGGGAACGACCCAACTACCTCCACTGTCTAGTTCGCCTGCAGGTCCAGAATGTATCTGCTCGTTTACCTGTATTTATAACTG ACACAACGGCAGACAAAGCGTTTGCAAAACATGGGATCTTCACAATGAATATTAACTCTTTCCTGCTGATTTCTGAGAGTGACACATGCACTATTTCTTAA